The window GATCTCGATATCTTCTTCGACGAGAATGACTGTGATcagctaaaataaattaattgtatcatgttaaatttatattgaatttttttagcttttatttAACAACTTACCACATTCAGGACGTCTAtgacatttcattttttttgccaattttGTTGGACATTTATTACCTCCATTTTTTGCTTTAACTAAAATTGCACGAGTTTTGTATGTatgatttttacaaattttacaaGGTGCCCAATCACTCCATTCTGTTACttgacaatcaatttttttatcatcatttgtaACACGAGTTGTTGATACAACTTGGCTACCAGTTTGTATTCCATTAAAATCCTCAGTATCTTGATTTtctttaaaagataaaatcaaattaattattttcaaaaatcaataataggattatcatttttttccattcttgtcaaattatttatgttattttttaattataaattgaaatatttaaactaataGTAAGtgtgatgtatttttttttttttaaaaaagaaaaaacaatcacCGTATTTAGCTCGTTTTGATTTTCCACTTCTTCTTTCACTTTGAGCTGGAAtatgataattcaataaactACTCATTGTGactttgtgatttttttgttgtacatTATGacgaatttttatattttcttttatccattaatttaatttaaaaagcatGAAAGCAAAAGCATGGTATACAAGTTagttattcatataaaatgttagttaacaaaaaaaaaaaaaaagttttaaatagcTAGAAAATCAATATGAATagattaataatgaaataatgaacGAAACTTACTTCTCATATcgatgcaaatttttttacaagctTCCAttgtatcaaaattatttttattaccatcaCAACCagtataatcaaaatattgacaacgttgtttttcattatcaaaataaacacGTTTATATATACGTTGACAATTTCCTGGCATTAATGATTCAGAGCACATTTCTAAAAGtaaatgacgatgatgattatgatgtcaattaataatattatttaaaaaaaaaaaaaaacaaaaaaaacaagcacTGTTTAAGCGATGAAATAATTTCGAtagattaatatatttttttttttgagataaaataaaattatcagtaCCATCAGCAATTTCTGGTGTTATATTGCAATCATGTACTTCAGCCATACAATTAACATGTTGTTCTTTGCACTCATTGATACCCTGTGTATTGTCATTTGAAAATCTATAACGTGATTTTAATCCAGAACCACATGATACAGAACATGGACTCCATTGTGACCAAGGTCCATATGCATCTGCTGGACAAttctgtaataattatttatttaaaaaatatttaattaaaattaattttgtatactttgaagaatgatgatgatgatattgacaGCGAGAAATGGTACAGGCAAGTTAATAATGcatttaaaatggaaaaaaaaaatgaattattaaattttaatttcattattgtctattgaatcaattttttttttatttgttattatctCTCACCTGCAACCATTCCTCGGTTACATCTGGATTCTcgttttcttcattatttttattttcactatcatcatcatcaccatcatcatcatcttcagcATTGTTTTCATCATTCGTCTCCTTGTATTTAaatcttcaataaattttacatcttttttttttttttctatttctattaCTATCATAATatctttctaatttttttggcttacTCTATATAAAtagttgttgtttattttttgttacttaCTTCTTTTGTTTCTGAATTTTCACATGGTCCATTATCACAATCAAATGTTTCCTGTAATTGTGGACCATTTGCAATTGCCTTGCATTTTTTTCtgtgttttttatgaataaaattacgAGATCTTGTTGTACTACCTTCACCACATGTTGTTGTACAAGAACTCCATGTACTCCATTCACTTAATTCACACTCAGGAGTACTTAATATTGTTCCTTCTTCTGTCTGTCCATTGCTAtacataaaacaaataattaaataaaaaaaacaataataaaacattattaacaaaaaatatatattaccaatTTGGATTATTAGCATAACAATCTCCTCTATCAGTAAGTGGCACATTACAATTATGTAATGCAGCAGCTTCTTTATCTTTATAATTTCTTTGACGTAATCTTGTACCTCGACCACATGTTACACCACATGGTCCCCATTCACCCCAACGAGTTGTTCTACAAGCTTCTATTTTTTgccaattaaataaaattaattagcataataaatttaaaaataaataatacatagcaaaattatttttaaataaaaaaaaaaaacaatgcaactacaaaataaattaacaaaaataaataaataaataataaagcttataaaaaattcagcaaataataaaataataaaataatacttgctatttttatttcttctatttgaattattattatcattatctgattcattattattattattactatcattatCACCACCTGAATCTTGAGAAGATGTAGTTGTATCTCCACATGATTTCTCATATAACCGTTGACGATTTAAATGAAGTTTTGCCATTGGTTTCATATCTGGTCCCAGTGGATCAAAAAATGGTGATTGACTATCATTTGGCCAATCATTTGTTATTCGTCTTATTAACTGGGGTGGATCAGATAACGCATCTGGTGACTGGTTTTCAAtgtaaatcattatttaatagtattaataaaaaataataaatgaaattattattattacattgaaataaaatattataccaTGTAAGTGATACCATCATCTGTTCCAACGTCAATTGGATACATGTTTAGTTCTTTATGTTCAATCCATGAACAATTTGGTAGACATAATTCAAGACCTGATACTCCAACTATCCAATCAGGTGATGgtacttgattttttaaaaaataaataattaaaattaattatttttgtttatatttaaaataaatttaatgaaaatatttaccaaTCATTGATACTAGAGACATTAAATGATGTTGTTTATCAACTCTAAATACAGCAAATGTTTTTGATGTTACATTGGGATGTGTTATACCACGTGCTTTTATAATTGTTCTTATATGTtcactctaaaaaaaaaaaatttataactttaaaatgttaatataaaataatttaattaatattttttttaacctgaTCTTTTAATTCGGATTCTAATTTTCTTGTTGATCCAAATTCAGCAACTTGTTGAAGCCCTTGACTAGCTGTTTCATTATAACGCCAAAATCTATAGTCTACTGTATGTGAAGCACCAATAACATCGGAAAATCTTGTTAGCCAACCTTTTGGCGGAAAATtctagtatataaaaatatatatttattaatgtttattaattgtcTAATGAgggggaaaaataaaaaaataaatatacttttggATGAGTATTTCTTGACCAAATTCCTTCAAATGTAACTTCATATTTTGCTTCATCACATGCACAACAGTCTTGTAATACAGGACCTGGTTCATCAGCATCAGCTTTTGGATCTTGACAATAAACTTTTGATATACCTGCTTCATCCATATACCATGTTTCTGGAGTTTCCATTATTGTTGCtctgtttttaatatttacatatacatttatattacaaactttcattcaaaattatttaataaataatgagctttaagtttttttcttgcaGATTACATGCGAATTTTAACGAGACCAGTCTATTGAGAATTTTCATCGTCAACTAGAGTAAAGGTAAGCTCaacaactttttattttggatttaaatataaaattagcaaacaaaaatatgtaaatttttaatagataattttGTAACTGACAAATGGCAtagtaaatttttgatattttaaaatctcatttctaaaatattatacataacAAAACGcatatattaatatcatcaagacTACAGCTTTTTATAAGAggataaaaaactttatataatttttaatgttaaaaaaaaaaaaaaaaacatataagagcatattattattctttttttttactttgtaatATAGATGATagaattttcttaaaaattacCTGATCATAATACAGCCACTTCCTTCTGGTGGGCTTGTCCAAGTAacacttattttttcttttgatatttttgttgattcaacAACAGTATTTGGACATTTGTCagaatattttgttaaattttcatcaattatatcaaattttccTTCGACATttgatgattcatttttattatcagctGTTAATATAAATCTTGTAAATTTACCTTGAATATTTGTTACATTGTAGCCATTTATTGtcactataaaaaataaaaaataaataattatacaaagcATAGGATATAGATTAGCaaaatgtaaatgaaaattcaaaaaattatttatcaaatttataaaacagatattaattattaattaaaaactttctaacttgtaattaaatttttttttaattaacaataaataacaattgataattagaaaaaaaaaatatttacagacATTGGTTACATATATTCGACCCTCACAATATCATAAGATTGAACGgggtcgatttttttttagatatggCTTCTAGATATATTGAAGGTCTTccatgtttaattattattattttttcttcttcatctctTATTTTcacacatattatttttttttataataactaattttttttaactttcaaCATGCAGCTTTTTATTTGTTGCCTGGTTACTCGCGACGTTCCCAGGCAATCAAATTGCTTTGACgccggagaaaaaaaaataaagagacaaaaaattaaatttattttattcggtACCACGTGTCAGTAAAACTCATATCGACTGtatgttttaaataacttaCTCACTAAAAATTACTAAcacaagtttataaataaatgcgtaaaaaaaaaattacaaaataataatataaatatgctACATTACACATGTCAACagattaatcatttttttaaattttaactagcttaaataattttttgttagaaagaaaaatcaaaagaaagatctgattgatcaattaaactttttgatattgaaataactattaatatatataaattaattaatgacaaatataaaaataaatatttaaagcaaTATAATGTGAAGCCCAAGTTGATGTTTGTGTTTAAAATGATTTCTCATGTCCTtgaattaagtaaaaaaaggCTTGAAAGAGTTAAATTAGTCATACATATTAAAGCAAATAGCCTTCATGAAACGTGTCAtgttacaaaacaaaaaaaaaaaaaacaaaacaaaaataattataaattttgttaaaatagtTTCTTCTGTTTGTgcttgttaatatatttttaacagagTTTATGTTGACACGTGcgttattttgatgattagtTTTGAGGGTAGTTAATTTgcatgtataataattaaatttatttataattatataaatttgtttgtatCAGGAAgaggaaaaatattaaacagacatttttttttattctcgcgTTTTCCCTTAATttgtcagaaaaaaaaattaaataaattgaaaaaggggtatttaattaaatacccAGTCgctttttttctaatttttttattttttatttttttatttcaactaaaCGACAAGTGAAAGAATTTTTATCGTTACTATAAAAAGTgtctagataatttttaaataatatttaaaaaaatttacattttatatttttaaaaattattataataattatcagacAAATTTaagatagatattttttttctttaaataatctttgagagaaaaaaaaaaattggaaaatatatatatttgagccGATTAATCCGATCGATCGAATTGACATAATGAAATTTCTGTTCTTGACGtgaagcattaaaaaaatactctaagtaaatgaaaaaagtatgaaaaaaaaattattttttttttatttaaactttacaATCAACtttgcaatattattttttaaatcttcaattcggtatttttttttttttttccaataaatttaCACAAGCCAATTTGTACAaatagaagaataaaaaaaaaaaaaaatcaaaaagaatatataccGAGATTTagggaaatttttttgaatccgATTACACTGACAagccaataaaaaatttatttgtaattgaaTGCACAAACACTGGCATTTCAAtcaatcaaaaatacaaaaatgcgtgattgaaatattgtttgttcaaagaataaattccaattgaagaaataaaaaaaaaacatatacatatttttaaatttccaacacaattatattcttttttaaataatatatttcattaataaaatttaacgttgaaattaattaaatagtttaaattaaaaattaaaaaaagaaaaaaatttaataattattaatattttctgactcaataaatatatatgtatataaaactcttccaagtttaaattaatcaatgaacaaaaaaacacTTGACCTTTTTCAAGACTGAATATTCATGGATTACTATCTTAATGACACTTCAATATCGTTTAAATCAAATCAGATTTTAAAACGCGATAAAATTGTCTCTTGAAGTGAAACAATTATAATCAAATCgaggaagaagaaaaaaaaaataaaataattataataacaatttatcatcaaagaaaaaggctgtgtatataattttgataaatcatttttatatttttttttaataaatttctaatgaactatacaatttttatacattcaactttaattattttttttattcaaataaattagttaTCTACTTACCAGTGTATGCAACATTTGGCATATATTGTTCAACGATTTCAGTTTGATTAAGTGCCCACATATTAATGGCAAATCTACCTTCCAGAGAAATTGGTGAAGTAGTAACTCCCTCAAGTCTTCTATCACATTTTGCacaatttgttttatcaataataaatattaataataatattgaaataaataaacgtacATGATAAGccatctgtaaaaaaaaaaaatataacaaaaatatttaattaatttatacatattttaaagACAACAATGTTGAGTGttttccccttttttttcgtaaagctctattcaataaaaaacattgaaaaattattttaaaatattaataaaaattaaagctataagaaaaaaaataaatttatggtaatttgaaattaatgtttatgCATATAAGGTGATtgaagtttaataataataacaattatcattttgtattgACCATCAAAGTAGCATTTCCATTTGCATGATTGGACCGCATGTTATACTATAATTGGCAATAGATGAGAGTAAAGTGATCATGGGCGTTAGAGATATACATTTACAAAGAGGGATGAGGGTGATTGTACACATCAAATGTAATATatctatttgtatttataatggTTAAATGCAAAATAGATGTTTATGTTTTCATAcgtgattaattaataaaactataaaatataaattaatcaaataatttaatttaatcaaaaaaatataattagatattttttttttaaatagaaagtatataaattaaattttaaaaaatacttggaaataaaattataaagctTTGAGAGCTTTCATTGGTATatagatgatgataaaatatatatgtgtgatAAATAACTcatatcattttcatattaatatatgaaatacctttgaagcttatatatatatcaatatacaTTGAATGAAATTTCTACATATATATGGCAAAGTTTTTTGCTGGACTTGTGAAtcctttgaaaatataataaatattttatttcatatatctatttgatatttatactATCTACATTTTTAGCTATGAAAAAGCTTCTACACATATTTTCTTACCAACTCAATATGAGTTTAAGCAAAAATacgttgaaataatatttgctttaaaaaattaattaacattatgaatatttttttaaagttattaaatttatcattattattatgtgaaagataaaatatttgaaattttttttttcattatagcTAAGTATTTAgagattataaatttttttaatcttttaaagTTTGATAAAAAGTTTGAAGATTTAGCTcgacaaatattaattagtaaaaaattttttattatttttgacgttgataatttaattgttaggtatttaattatttttttaaaataaaaaaataagagtaaCGTGAatattgagcttttttttgtttagttatttgaataaaatttatgagttaaaaaaagaaagctattatcaaaatgaaatatttcaaatttaggaaatatttgcttgttaaatatttggtttttataataataattaaaaactcacattcgaattttttataatttttttttcagtaaaataatgatacacttgagttaaaaaaaaaaaaaaatataaaacaaaaatttttataagctACGTTATACGTCACGTGGTAATTtgttttgagataaaaaagcTCTTGATCACGTCTGTTTGGTTCGCGGTTTTACTGAATACTGTGATGTTGAAGAGTACACGACTGACTGACTTTTTATAGAaatagttttttctttttttattcaagctcAACACAATAATACGTTCTAACTTGTAGGAAATTTGTTGTGATGCGCACGCCGCAAAATTTAATTCcacaattattcattaataatgaaaaataattttttttataatcttataattaaattgataattaatttaattaattttcataatatgtTTTAAAggattttcgaatttttaaatataaacaaaaaagcactttgactttatatatatatattttttttttaaataaaaaaatatagaacttgaatatttgattgaacgaaaaaaaaaaaaaaaaatgaaatttaaataaacaattgatttatggaaaaaaaaaaaggttgccattagtgacaaaataaattttatttatacaatttattttttctattaatggaaaaattttatattttatattctcaattatattgatattttatttatttttttttttaaatttttatatataaaggaaaaaaaaaaaatcaaaaaactagataatatatatttttgataataaaattatcataattatgtCAGGATTGAAACTCAAACAAGCTGGTTCAAGTGgttcgtttttaatttatttaatttataaaaaaaaaaattatttttcatatcacgagttattgataaaatgttaGGTAATATTTctgatgttgatgaaaaaacccgaattttaaaaacaacaagatCAGCGACACATGGTAGATCACCATCAGTGACTGgtgttaaaagtaaaattccaaaaaatGTTAATCAAAATCGTGGTGGTATATCGGCCGTAagttgatcaaaaaaataattatttatacaaataaataatataaaaaatgaaaaaaaaaatatttagaaatcaGATGAAATGGCTCCAGAGATATTTCCAGAAAGACCAAATTCACAGGGTAATTTACCAGGAAGAAGATCAATTTCACGAAATGGACGTCCAATTACagcaaaacaaaaaagttcAGCATTAGGAATGCATAGACGATCATTAGAAAGTAAAATTCTTGCACAAAAACAttcattgatgatattaaaaaaagacattgACGAAAAACAAGTAATtaatttgcaataataaaatgtttttaaataatataattataaactaatttgctttttattttctaatcgAAAAACCAAAGAAAAATGCAATTgaattggttaaaaaaatgaatcaattaagagataaattaattgctgCTGGTGGTGATGATCCTGGtaaaattgattcaataaaaatatttacagatcaaccaaatataattgataatgataaatcaatgataacaagtttaaaaaaagattcaacaataacaaaagaattaatttttaaaataaaaaataatttagataaagaAACAAATGGAGTATtagaattttatcaaattgaatttaataaaaattgtgaattattaaaaaatttatatgattattttaaagataatgattttattaaaccagaaatattacaacaacttattgatcataaaaataatgaagataatgtaaatttaaatttaaatttatcaaaaaaaaaatatgatgatattaaattaaatttagatgaaaaaattgatgtaatATGGAATGAAATTGAATCATCATATtcagaaattgaaaaaatttcatcagttGGTAGTGATGTCAATGAAATGCgacaaaaattgaatgaacaatttgaaaatattaaaaatataaatgatgaaaaaatattattaaatgataaattaaattcacaagaaataaaaattaaagaattagaaaatttgaatttgaattatttaaaggaAATAAGTAAAGTtgagattaaattaaaagaagaaaatttattgaatgaaaaaaaaattaaatcatatgAAGAATTACTCAAACATAATGAAGAAATTATTCaagatttaacaaaaaaattggagtaattaattatcctattttaatttaaatatttcgttttgtttttttgaatttttattattgttttttaatttttttttcaattttagagaggcaaaattaaataaagaaaatgtaattgttaaagaatcaattgataaaataaataatgatgataaaattgaaattgaatcattaaaagaaaaattaaaaatgcttGAAGAAACTTGTAATGCtaaaattttaatggaaaagaaaaatttatcagcaaaatatcaagaaaaattgataaacaaagaTAAAGAGCTGAAAGATTTAAAAACTGAGcttcaaaaaattgataaaacttaTGAAATTGCTGAacaatcaagaaaaattaaatcattagaAATTGaggttgaaaaattaaataaaattgtttgtgaaaaagaaaaacaattattaagatgtgatgaaattatttcaattttaaaagacaCTGATGAAAGTCAAGGAAATTCAAAacaagtttgttttatttttttattatttaactaattaaaattatatatttttaaattaaaaattgaattattttgtatttaagaTGAAAATAAGTGATATAATGAAAacacttgaagaaaaaataagtcaaataaataatcttgaaataattgttaaacaatttgaaaatcaaGAACGTAGTTCACAAGAACAACGTACACGTCTTGAACGTAGAATTGCACAATtggaacttgaaaaaaattatcaaaataataatcggTATGTttctgataatattaataataataataaatttaaaaaaaaaaataaggtacatttttcatcatctttaaatagtaaaaaaaataataaaaaaaatattgaaaatttttataaatggcTTATTGaaccatcaaaaaaatttacaaatgttaTTCCATTAATGACCTGTGATAATGATCttgattttcatatttataaagttGATAGTAAACGTGGCAGACGTTTAAttagttgtaaaaaatattacctctaaaaattttaatagataacactaaaaacaaaaaaaaaaactagtaattttatttttaaataatgtttttttcattattctttttaatggATATCTAATTCAACAGGCCATATAAATTATCtatcaaaaataatgataataatattgaatttaactgttgaaaaagattgaaaattaatttattagtagtaatttaatttttatttattaacaaatattatatattgatttatattatttatttttaggaaTAAAAAATTCGGCATTATATAAAGATAACAAGTGTCTCTGTATTTCTGATTTTGtatcatcaaaaattcatcttttgggtgttgtttttttttataaaattaacattttaaaaaattgtatttaataaattttctaataatgaaataaataatttgtcaatCACTATCTTCACTGTCAGTATCAGAATATGATCCTAAAAGTAAAAGTCCAGTTTTTTTAGCTGTTGATTCGGATTTTGAATCATTGgctgatggtggtggtggtggtggtgctggtgttgttattgttgttgttgttgctggttTAACTccaagaattatattttttttaactaaatttaaatattttttttgtcgactTGGTAATACATCCTTCGAAGATACCAGTAATGATGTTGCTGATCGAGAAGATGATtctaatgttgatgatgacgatgat is drawn from Aphidius gifuensis isolate YNYX2018 linkage group LG3, ASM1490517v1, whole genome shotgun sequence and contains these coding sequences:
- the LOC122852225 gene encoding spondin-1 isoform X8, producing the protein MAYHVRLFISILLLIFIIDKTNCAKCDRRLEGVTTSPISLEGRFAINMWALNQTEIVEQYMPNVAYTVTINGYNVTNIQGKFTRFILTADNKNESSNVEGKFDIIDENLTKYSDKCPNTVVESTKISKEKISVTWTSPPEGSGCIMIRATIMETPETWYMDEAGISKVYCQDPKADADEPGPVLQDCCACDEAKYEVTFEGIWSRNTHPKNFPPKGWLTRFSDVIGASHTVDYRFWRYNETASQGLQQVAEFGSTRKLESELKDQSEHIRTIIKARGITHPNVTSKTFAVFRVDKQHHLMSLVSMIVPSPDWIVGVSGLELCLPNCSWIEHKELNMYPIDVGTDDGITYMSPDALSDPPQLIRRITNDWPNDSQSPFFDPLGPDMKPMAKLHLNRQRLYEKSCGDTTTSSQDSGGDNDSNNNNNESDNDNNNSNRRNKNKACRTTRWGEWGPCGVTCGRGTRLRQRNYKDKEAAALHNCNVPLTDRGDCYANNPNCNGQTEEGTILSTPECELSEWSTWSSCTTTCGEGSTTRSRNFIHKKHRKKCKAIANGPQLQETFDCDNGPCENSETKEETNDENNAEDDDDGDDDDSENKNNEENENPDVTEEWLQNCPADAYGPWSQWSPCSVSCGSGLKSRYRFSNDNTQGINECKEQHVNCMAEVHDCNITPEIADENQDTEDFNGIQTGSQVVSTTRVTNDDKKIDCQVTEWSDWAPCKICKNHTYKTRAILVKAKNGGNKCPTKLAKKMKCHRRPECADHSHSRRRRYRDRRPEWDHNQADCKLTQWSTWSKCDGPCGNSLRHRTKKIIVDTHGPTEKPCTDLVEFQKCSITCS
- the LOC122852225 gene encoding spondin-1 isoform X3, producing MAYHVRLFISILLLIFIIDKTNCAKCDRRLEGVTTSPISLEGRFAINMWALNQTEIVEQYMPNVAYTVTINGYNVTNIQGKFTRFILTADNKNESSNVEGKFDIIDENLTKYSDKCPNTVVESTKISKEKISVTWTSPPEGSGCIMIRATIMETPETWYMDEAGISKVYCQDPKADADEPGPVLQDCCACDEAKYEVTFEGIWSRNTHPKNFPPKGWLTRFSDVIGASHTVDYRFWRYNETASQGLQQVAEFGSTRKLESELKDQSEHIRTIIKARGITHPNVTSKTFAVFRVDKQHHLMSLVSMIVPSPDWIVGVSGLELCLPNCSWIEHKELNMYPIDVGTDDGITYMSPDALSDPPQLIRRITNDWPNDSQSPFFDPLGPDMKPMAKLHLNRQRLYEKSCGDTTTSSQDSEACRTTRWGEWGPCGVTCGRGTRLRQRNYKDKEAAALHNCNVPLTDRGDCYANNPNCNGQTEEGTILSTPECELSEWSTWSSCTTTCGEGSTTRSRNFIHKKHRKKCKAIANGPQLQETFDCDNGPCENSETKEETNDENNAEDDDDGDDDDSENKNNEENENPDVTEEWLQNCPADAYGPWSQWSPCSVSCGSGLKSRYRFSNDNTQGINECKEQHVNCMAEVHDCNITPEIADEMCSESLMPGNCQRIYKRVYFDNEKQRCQYFDYTGCDGNKNNFDTMEACKKICIDMRKNIKIRHNVQQKNHKVTMSSLLNYHIPAQSERRSGKSKRAKYENQDTEDFNGIQTGSQVVSTTRVTNDDKKIDCQVTEWSDWAPCKICKNHTYKTRAILVKAKNGGNKCPTKLAKKMKCHRRPECADHSHSRRRRYRDRRPEWDHNQVSADCKLTQWSTWSKCDGPCGNSLRHRTKKIIVDTHGPTEKPCTDLVEFQKCSITCS
- the LOC122852225 gene encoding spondin-1 isoform X7, whose product is MAYHVRLFISILLLIFIIDKTNCAKCDRRLEGVTTSPISLEGRFAINMWALNQTEIVEQYMPNVAYTVTINGYNVTNIQGKFTRFILTADNKNESSNVEGKFDIIDENLTKYSDKCPNTVVESTKISKEKISVTWTSPPEGSGCIMIRATIMETPETWYMDEAGISKVYCQDPKADADEPGPVLQDCCACDEAKYEVTFEGIWSRNTHPKNFPPKGWLTRFSDVIGASHTVDYRFWRYNETASQGLQQVAEFGSTRKLESELKDQSEHIRTIIKARGITHPNVTSKTFAVFRVDKQHHLMSLVSMIVPSPDWIVGVSGLELCLPNCSWIEHKELNMYPIDVGTDDGITYMSPDALSDPPQLIRRITNDWPNDSQSPFFDPLGPDMKPMAKLHLNRQRLYEKSCGDTTTSSQDSGGDNDSNNNNNESDNDNNNSNRRNKNKACRTTRWGEWGPCGVTCGRGTRLRQRNYKDKEAAALHNCNVPLTDRGDCYANNPNCNGQTEEGTILSTPECELSEWSTWSSCTTTCGEGSTTRSRNFIHKKHRKKCKAIANGPQLQETFDCDNGPCENSETKEETNDENNAEDDDDGDDDDSENKNNEENENPDVTEEWLQNCPADAYGPWSQWSPCSVSCGSGLKSRYRFSNDNTQGINECKEQHVNCMAEVHDCNITPEIADENQDTEDFNGIQTGSQVVSTTRVTNDDKKIDCQVTEWSDWAPCKICKNHTYKTRAILVKAKNGGNKCPTKLAKKMKCHRRPECADHSHSRRRRYRDRRPEWDHNQVSADCKLTQWSTWSKCDGPCGNSLRHRTKKIIVDTHGPTEKPCTDLVEFQKCSITCS